GACGCGATGACGCAGTCCTTCACCGGTCCGGACACCGTGGTCGCGATGAGCAGGCTGCGCCTGAGCTGCTTCTTCCTCGCCGCGAGCAGCCTCGGCAACGACGGCGCCTACTGCAACGGCTCGCTCGACGCGGAGGTCAAGCGGACGTTCATCGGCATCGCCGACCGGGTCGTGCTCCTGGCGGACTCCTCCAAGTTCGAGGAGTCCGCCCCGGTGCACATCTGTCCCTACGACCGGATCGACACCCTCGTCACCGACGCCCTCCCCGCACCGACGCGGAGCTGGTTCGCCGACTCAGGAACCGGCGTCCACGAGGAGAGCGTCCAGGCGCTCGACTGACTCCTCCCAGCCCGCGGGCCGGTCAGTGCTGATCCAGATCCGCTCGTCGAGCAGGTGCAGCGCCCGATGCGCCGCGAGCCGCCGACGATCCGCCTGCCCATAAGCCGCAACGAGTTCGTCCGCGGCGGCCGGATCGTGGTGCTCCGCGTGCAGCACCGTTCTGGCCAGGTCCGCGATCGGGTCGTCGAACGACGCCTTCTCGAAGTCGATCACGCCGAGCACCCGGGGCTCGCCGACCTCCGCGACGAGGATGTTGCCGTCGATGAAGTCGTTGTGGCAGAGGACGGGACGCGCGTCGAAGGAAAGCTCCAGCCCGCGCACTCGGCGTGCGACAGCAGCAGGACCGCCGACCGCCTCGTACCGTTCGACCAGCTCAGCGCGCCGTGCCGCCATCCGCTCGCGCAGCCGTGACCAGCGAGGGCCTTCGGGCAGCACGTCGCCGAACCACTCGCCTCGCACGCCATGCATCCGGCGCATGATCGTGCCGACCGCGCGGTGCAGATTTCGGCTCTGTGACGGGGAAAGCGCACGGCGGCGGTCGGCCCAGCGCACGCCCGGGACGCGGCTCATGACCACATAGGACACTTCGCCCCACTCCCCCGTGCCGAGCACTCGTGGCACGCGGATCTCGGCCTTGGTGAGCTGCAGCGCGCGCACTTCGACAGCGGCCTTGTGCCGAGCCCACGACGGGTACAGCTTGAGCACGTACTCGTCGCCATCGAGGCCGCG
The window above is part of the Allokutzneria albata genome. Proteins encoded here:
- a CDS encoding phosphotransferase family protein, whose protein sequence is MAAEISAEVDSWAPAVQGAVGHVVGLRGLDGDEYVLKLYPSWARHKAAVEVRALQLTKAEIRVPRVLGTGEWGEVSYVVMSRVPGVRWADRRRALSPSQSRNLHRAVGTIMRRMHGVRGEWFGDVLPEGPRWSRLRERMAARRAELVERYEAVGGPAAVARRVRGLELSFDARPVLCHNDFIDGNILVAEVGEPRVLGVIDFEKASFDDPIADLARTVLHAEHHDPAAADELVAAYGQADRRRLAAHRALHLLDERIWISTDRPAGWEESVERLDALLVDAGS